Part of the Natrialbaceae archaeon AArc-T1-2 genome, GATGGCGAAGATCAGGATCAGCATGATGCCGATCCAGAAGGAGGGCGTGCTCACGCCGATCAGGGCGACGATCCGAGAGATGTGGTCGGTAGGTTCGTTTCGTCGCGTCGCGGCGACGATGCCAAGCGGGATCGCCGTGACGAGCGCGAAGGCATACGCCGACAGGACCAGAAGCAGCGTCGGCCCGGCACGCTGGGCTAACAGCTCCGCGACGGGCCGGTCCCGGTGGATGCTGTGGCCGAGGTCGCCCTGGAGCAGGTTCGCCATGTACGTGACGTATCGTTCGTGCATCGGCCGGTCGAGGCCGTACTGGCGTTCGACTCGCTGGATCACTTCCTGGTCGACCTGCTGGCCCTGGAGCATGAGCCGTACCGGATCGCCGGGCGCGAGGTTCGCGAGGACGAACGTGATGACGGTGATCCCGATGAGGACGGGAATCGCCTGTACGACGCGGTAGATCGTGTATCGGAGCAGTCCCATTCGTTGGTGTGGTGTCGGTAGTCCCGCTCGAGGGGGCCGACCGAGCGGGTCAGTCGTCGATCCAGACGTTGCCGTACTCGGAGACGATGCGTGGATTCTGCTGGACCATCGGATGGGCGTGGAGGTCCTTGACGTACTCACGAGACGCCATCGTGTTGTGGAACGAGTACGCCGGCAGCGACGGCACCTCCTCTAAAATCTCGATCATCACGCCCTCGTAGCGGTCGTATCGCTCGTCCTGGTCGGCGAGTTCGCGAGCCTCGGCGATATCGTCGTGGAAGTCCGCGCTCCCCTCGTAGAAGTGGGCCTGGTTGATTCCTTCCTGGCTCTCGTGATAGAGGTTGTAGATGTACGCGTCGGGGTCCGGGCCGCCGGTCCAGCCGAGGAGATACGCCTGAAAGTCGTCGGGGCTCGGGTCCTCGTTGTAGACGGTCTCGTCGAGCAAGGTCCCGAAATCGAGCGTCACGGCTTCGGCCCCGTCGTAGCCGAGTTCACCGAGTCGGGTGGCGATGCGCTCTGCCAGGTCGCCCCGGTGGTCGCCGGGGGCCAGGATCGACGGGCTCCAGTCGTCGGGCACCGCACCGTCGAGCAGTTCCTCGGCCCGCTCGGGATCGTATTCAGGATAGTACTCCTCGTGCCAGTCCTCGAGCGGGAACCCCCACATCTCGTTCGTGATCGGCGGGATCGGAGCCGACAACGGCTGTGCGACGTTTGCGAGCTGAGTCTCGACGAAGTCGGTCATCGAGAACGAGTGACAGATCCCCCGGCGCACGTCGGGATCGCCCGTCGGCGCGTCGTCCCGGCAGTTGAAGGTGAGATGCATGTAGGAGGGACTCTCGCTGATGTGGACCCGGACGCCGTCTTCGGCCTCGAGTTCGGCCCAGTCGTCGTTTGGCACGTCGGCGATGGCGTCGGTGTCGCCGGCCCGGATCTCGCCGATTCGACTCGCCGGGTCGACGTTGTCGACGAACGTGATCTCCTCGAGGTAGGGCTCGGGTTCGTCCCAGTAGTCGTCGTTGCGCTCGAGGGTGACGTACTCGTTGAACTCGAAGTCGCTCCAGACGAACGGGCCGGAGCCGACGGGGTTCGTGTTGAACTCCTCGCGTTGGTCTTCGGTCTCGCGTTCGCTTTCCGGAACGACGTAGATCGCCTGGGTCTGCAGCTCCCAGGGGCCGTAGGGGTGCTCGAGGTCGACCTGAACCTGGTAGTCGTCGATGACCTCCGCGGACTCGATCATGTCGTACTGGGCCTCGTTGACGCTGTCTTCCTCCTGGAAGGCCATGAACGAGTGCGCGACGTCGTCGGCGGTGAGCTCCTCGCCGTTGTGGAACTCGATGCCCTCGTGGATCTCGTAGAGGTATCGCGTGTCGTCGCGTTCGACATCTGGCATGTCGACGGCGACTTTCGGCTCGAGGTCGAGGCCGTCGTCCCACGCGTAGAGGCTGTCGAAGACGAGTTTGAACGCCTGCGTGCTGTAGGCGTCGTTCGAGTGGATCGGATCGAAGTCCTCGTCACGTTCGAGTTCCTGGGTGAACTCCATCGTGCTCTGGCGTGCGGCCTCCTCATCGTCGGGTTCGTCTCGCTCGTAGTCGTAGTCGTCCGGATCGATGAGGTCCGCCCCGTCACCGTCCGGGTCGTCGTCACCGATACACCCCGCGACCACCATTGCCGACGCTGCCCCACCGGCCGCGAGGATGCGACGCCGGGTGGATGTATAACTAAACTCGGACATTATACGCGACCATCCTATCTGAACGCTCTATGTTACTCACTGCCTACGTATAACAATTGTCGTTCGACGATTGACAACACGACTCATTACCGGACACAATAGTCGATTTATAAAATGTTAGCACGGTGGTGTGACGACGAGTGACGAAACGAGTGGGTTTTTCCGCATACCACTCCATCTGGCGCATATGAACTACCGAGAAGTCGAACTCGAATCGGAGTACGTCGCCCGCCTCGAGACGGGCGCGGAGTGGCGATCGGAGATCGAGTCCCTTGCGGCCGACGTCGAGGCCGACGCCGCGTGGTTTACTGCCCTGGGTGCCGTCCAGGACGCGGAGGTGTGGTTCTACGATCAGGACGACTGCGAGTACCATCCGGTCGAGTTCGACGAACCGCTCGAAGTGGCAAGCTGTGTGGGCAACGTCGCCTGGCTCGAGGTCTCCGAGTCACACTCGGAGGACAGCGAGACGGAGTCTCGCCAGTGGGAGCGGTTCGCTCACACCCACGTCGTCCTCTCGAGGCCCGACGGCGAGGCGGTCGCCGGCCACCTGAACGAGGCGACGGTCTGGGCCGGCGAGGTTCACATGCGCGTCTTCGAGGAGGGTCTCGAACGCGCTCACGACGAGACGACCGACCTCGATCTCTGGCTCTGAGATGCGTGCGGAAGACGAACGGTACTTCGATCGGCTCGAGGCCCAGCTCGAGGCGGCGTTTGTCGTCGCCGAACGGGCGAAAGCCGACAGCGCGGATCCCGAACCCGAGGTCGAGATCCCGACCGCACGCGACATGGCCGACCGCGTCGAGAACATTCTCGGCATCGACGGCGTCGCCGAACGGGTCCGCGAACTCGAGGGGGAGATGAGCAGGGAAGAAGCCGCGCTGGAACTGGCCGCGGACTTCGCCGAGGGCCGGGTCGGCGACTACGAGACGAAAGCGGGGAAAGTCGAGGGCGCGGTTCGCACTGCGGTTGCCCTGCTGACCGAGGGCGTCGTCGCCGCTCCGATCGAGGGGATCGACAAGGTCGAGATCTTGGAGAACGACGACGGCACCGAGTTCGTCAACGTCTACTACGCCGGGCCGATCCGGTCGGCCGGCGGGACTGCACAGGCGCTGTCGGTGCTGGTCGCGGACTACACCCGGGCGCTCGTCGGCATCGACCAGTACAAGGCCCGCGACGACGAGATCGAACGCTACGCCGAGGAGATCTCTCTCTACGACAAGGAGACCGGCCTGCAGTACACGCCGAAAGCGACGGAGACGACGTTTATCGCCGAGCACATGCCGATCATGTTAGACGGCGAGGCCACCGGCGACGAGGAGGTCTCGGGCTTTCGGGACCTAGAGCGCGTCGACACCAACAGCGCCCGCGGTGGGATGTGTCTCGTCCTCGCGGAGGGGATCGCACTCAAGGCCCCCAAGATCCAGCGTTACACCCGGAACTTAGACGAGATCGACTGGCCGTGGCTCCAGGACCTGATCGACGGCAACTACGGCGACGGTGACGATGCGGCCGAGGAAGACGACGACAGCGAGGACGGCGAGACCAGCACCGACGCCGACGACGGCGACGACGGGGTCGACCCCGACGACGAGGAAGACGGCCCCGACGGCCCGCCTCGCGTCGATGAATCCGAGAAGTTCCTCCGGGACCTGATCGCCGGTCGGCCGGTGTTCTCCCATCCCTCCGCCGAGGGTGGCTTTCGCCTGCGGTACGGCCGCGCCCGCAACCACGGCTTCGCGACCGCCGGCGTCCACCCCGCGACGATGCACCTCGTCGATGACTTCCTCGCGACCGGCACGCAGGTCAAGACCGAACGGCCCGGCAAGGCCGCCGGCGTCGTCCCCGTCGACTCCATCGAGGGGCCGACGATACGGCTGGCAAACGGCGACGTCCGCCGGATCGACGACCCCGAGGACGCACTCGAGGTGCGAAACGGCGTCGAGAAGATCCTCGACCTCGGCGAGTACCTCGTCAACTACGGCGAGTTCGTCGAGAACAACCACCCGCTCGCACCCGCCTCCTACACCCCCGAGTGGTGGAAACAGGACCTCGCGGCCGCCGGCGCGGACGTCCAGGCGCTGGAAGACGACCCCCACGTCGACCTCGAGCATCCCTCCGTCGAGCGCGCCCTCGAGTGGGCCGAGTCCTACGACGCCCCCCTCCATCCCGAGTACACCTACCTCTGGCACGACCTCTCGGTCACGGCCTTCCGTACCCTCGCCGCGGCGGTCGCCGACGGCCGGATCGACGGCGACACGCTCGTCCTCGCGTGGGACGAGGACGTCCGGGACGCCCTGGAGACGATCGTGATCGAACACCGCCAGCGCGAGCGCGAGGGCCGCCTCGAGATAGACGACTGGCGGCCGTTCGCCCTGACGGTGGGCTGTCAGCCCCGGCAGACGGTCGCCGACGGGGCCTCCCTCGGTGTCGACCGGGGGACCGCCGGCATCGACCTCGAGCGCACCTGGGACGACGACGACCTCTCGGAACGCGCCCGGACGTGGGCCGACGGCGAGAACGCGATCGAGGCGGTCACCGAGGTCGCTCCCTTCGAGGTTCGGGAACGCGCCCCGACCCGGATCGGCAACCGGATGGGCCGACCCGAGAAGTCCGAACGGAGAGACCTCAGCCCGCCGGTGCACACCCTGTTCCCGATCGGCGAGGCCGGCGGGTCACAGCGCGACGTCGCCAAGGCCGGCAAACACGCCGAGTCGATGTCCGACACGCCCGGCGTGGTCGAGGTCCAGGTCGGCCGCCAGTACTGTGACGCCTGCGACATCGAGACCTTCGAGAACCGCTGTCCGGAGTGTGGGGACCGGACCGAACCCGACTACCGCTGTCCGGACTGTGACGCGACGATCGAACCCGACGAGGCCGGCCGCGTCGAGTGTGACCGCTGTGAGGTCGAGGCGACCTGCGTCGAGACCCGGGAGATCGACATCAACGAACGGTACCGGGATGCCCTCGAGTCCGTCGGCGAACGCGAGAACGCCTTCGACATCCTGAAAGGCGTCAAGGGGCTGTCCTCGACGACCAAGATTCCGGAACCGATGGAGAAAGGGATCCTGCGGGCCAAACACGACGTCTCCGCGTTCAAAGACGGCACCGTCCGCTACGACATGACCGACCTCCCGGTCACGTCCGTCCGGGCCAGCGAACTCGACGTCGACGTCGGCCAGCTCCAGGCGCTTGGCTACGAGGAAGACGTCCACGGCGACCCCCTGACCCACGAGGACCAGCTCGTCGAGCTCAAAGTCCAGGACGTCGTCCTCTCCGACGGCGCGGCCGAACACATGATGCAGACGGCCGACTTCATCGACGACTTGCTCGAGTCCTACTACGGGCTGGAACCGTACTACGAACTCGAGGAGCGTGACGACCTCGTGGGCGAACTCGTCTTCGGGATGGCTCCACACACGTCGGCAGCAACTGTCGGGAGAGTGATTGGTTTCACGAGTGCGGCTGTCGGATATGCTCATCCGTACTTTCACGCCGCGAAACGCCGTAATTGCGACGGTGACGAGGATTGTGTGATGCTGCTCTTGGACGGCCTTTTGAACTTTAGTATCAGCTTCTTGCCAGATAAAAGAGGGGGGCGTATGGACGCGCCCTTGGTCATGTCCTCCCGTATCGATCCCTCCGAGATCGACGACGAGGCCCACAACATGGACATCGTCTCCCAGTACCCACGGGAGTTCTACGAGGCGACCCTCGAGATGGCCGATCCGGGCGAGGTCGACGTCCAGATTGCGGAGGACACGCTCGGCACGGACGGGGAGTACACCGGCTTCGCCCACACCCACGACACCACCGACATCGCGCTCGGGCCGGACCTCTCTGCGTACAAGACGCTCGGCTCGATGATGGACAAGATGGACGCCCAGCTCGAGCTCTCCCGGAAGCTGCGGGCGGTCGACGAGACCGACGTCGCCGAACGGGTCATCGAGTATCACTTCCTCCCGGACCTGATCGGCAACCTCCGGGCCTTTTCCCGCCAGGAGACCCGCTGTCTCGACTGTGGCGAGAAGTTCCGCCGGATGCCCCTGACCGGCGACTGCCGGGAGTGTGGCGGCCGGGTCACCCTCACCGTCCACAAGGGGTCGGTCAACAAGTACATGCAGACGGCGATCCAGGTCGCCGAGGAGTACGACTGCCGGGACTACACGAAACAGCGACTCGAGGTCCTCGAACGCTCGCTCGAGAGTATCTTCGAAAACGACAAGAACAAACAGTCAGGTATCGAAGACTTCATGTGAGCCGACGGGTGGACAGGTTCGCTCACCGGTGAACGGCCTCGTCCCCGACTGATCAGTAATCTCTTATTTCCGGTCGCGTAACGGGACCAAAGCGACTGGTGACGCGGCGTCGACGGTGTCTCGTCGTGACGGATGCGAGAGCCAGCCGACCTCGGAGGAGACCACACCAACAGACGTGACACTGGCGGGAGTCCGTATCCAAAATGAGATAGTCAGAAATCGTAGTATAATACATATATGTCTATATTACATAAAGTATCTCGTCGGGAGGCGACCTCGAGACGTGTCGTGGATACAGCGAGCAGTCGAGACGCACGACACGCCACGCTATCGTGAGCCAAGAACGCGGATAACGCCCACCTCGAGCGGTGTGCTGGCTATACAGCCACTTTTGAAAGGGCGTTGAAAGGGTAGCCGATACCAGAAGGTGGGGATCGGTCAGAGACACGCGTCACCAATTTTGGACGCGACTTTCGGGAGATCAACCGGCACGGCAGTTACGTCGCGGCGTGGCGACTCGACCAGTCGGGTGCGGACGAGGTCGCCGAGAGAAATGCGACCGATCGGGACCAGTTCTATCGAAATAGCATCATATTTGTCGGTCTGAGAGGTTGTCTCTCCGACCGACGGTATCAGCCGTAGTGGTCGCTCTCGCGTGGCGGACCGCTGAACACCGAGTACAGGGTGACGAAGTAGCCGAGGATCAGCGGGATGAAGATCGCGGCGAAGATCGAGGTCACGTTCAGTGCCAGCGGGGAGACGACGGCGTCGGCGATCGTCAGTTCGGCGGCCGGATCGACCGACGGGTACAGCAGGTACGCGATGAAGGCGACGAAGGCGGCGGCGACGAGGCCTGCACTGCCGACGGCGAGGCGGTATCGTTCCCACAGGCTCGCGTAGACGAACGCGGCGGCGGCAGCGACCGTCACGGCGACGACCAGCAGCGTCGGTGCGGAGGCGACCACCGGACGAAGGTCGGGATAGAGGGTGTACAGGGCGGCGGCCGTGAGCACGAACAGCGCGAGGTAGACCCCCGTCGCGATCCGTCCACGGCGGGCGGCGGTCTCGCGAAGCTGTCCCTCGGTTTTCACGCCCAGGAATGCGGCCCCGAGGACGACCGAGAGCGCGACGAGCGTCAGTCCGACGACGATCGGGGCGGGCGCGAGCGCGGAGGGTTCCCCGAGCACCCAGCTCGCGGCGAACATCCCGAGCAACAGCGGCGAGAACGCGCTGCCGGCGACGAAACAGGCGTCCCAGAACCGCACCCAGGTCTCGTCGTCTTTCTCTTCACGGAGCTTCGAGCCGAGGCCCCGGATCGAGAGCGCGAACACGATGGCAAAGGCAAGCAGATAGTGCCGGCTCAAGAGGTTGGCGTACACTCGCGGGAAGGCGGCAAACAGCACCGTCCCGAACAGCACGAGCCAGACCTCGTTTGCCTTCCAGAGCGGACCGAAGGCGGCGAGCATTGTCTCTCGTTCCTCGTCGTCGGCGTCGGCGTACAGTATGCCGAGCCCGAAGTCGAAGCCGTCGAGCAGGAGGTATCCGCCCAGCGCGAAGATGACGAGCCCGAACCAGAGCTCGGGAAGGACGTCGACGATGTACTCGCTGTCCGAGAGCAGGTCAGTCATCGGCGGTCACCCCCGGGGAGTCGGGCGTTTCGCGGTCCTCGATTCCCGTCTCGTGGCGTTCGGCCTCCTCGTCGATGATCCGCTTGAGCACGTACAGGAAGATCCCGAACAGGAGGATGTAGCCGACGACGAACGCCACGAGCGTCAGCATCGCCTCTGCGGAACCAAGCGGCGGTGAAACGCCCTCGCTGGTCTTCAACACGTCCTGGATGATCCAGGGCTGGCGACCGATCTCGGTGACGTACCAGCCGGTGATCAACGCGACGAAGCCAAGCGGCGTCGAGGCCATCAGTGCCTTCAGGAGCCGATCGTCCTCGGAGAGCTCGCCCTTCCAGAGCCGGTAGCTGCCCCACAGTCCGAGCGCGACGAACCAGAAGCCGAGCCCGACCATGATCCGGAACGACCAGAACACCCAGGCGACGGGCGGTGAGTCGTACTCGAAGTCGTTCAGGCCGGTCACCTCCGCTGTGGGATCACCTTCCGCGAGGAACGAGGCGAGCATCGGGATACTTATCGTGTAGAGGTTATCGGCCCGCGGATCGGTGATCGCGGAGACGTCGGTCGGGAACGCGACGACGTGTAAGTCCGCCTGGCCGGTCTCGTAGTGGGCCTCCATCGCGGCGAACTTGTGTGGCTGGGTGTCGGCGACGTGACGGCCGTACATGTCGCCGTGGATCACCTGGAAGATCGAGGTGACGAGCAAGACGACGACGGCGGCCTTGAGGGCGGTCTGCCAGACCTCGCTGTCGCGGTTCGTCCAGATGAAGTAGGCGGCGATCCCGGCGATCACGAGCGTCACCGAGATGATCGCCGCGTTCTGCATGTGGACGTACATCCACGGCAGCCGGGGATTGAAAAACGCCGCCATCGGGTCGGTCAGCTGGGCGATCGGCAGCCCGTCTTCCATCACGACCTCGTAGCCACGCGGCGTCTGCATCCAGGAGTTGACGACCAGGATCCAGAACGCAGAGAGCCACGCACCCAACGCGACGAGAAACGCCGAGAACGCGTACGCGAGGTCGGAGACGCGTTCACGACCGAACAGCAACACGCCGAGTGCGACGGCCTCGAGGAAGAAGGCCATCTTCGTCTCGAACGACAGCGGGCCGCCGATCATCTCGCCCGCGGCGGCTGAGAACGCGCTGAAGTTCGTTCCGAACATGAAACTCATCGGGATCCCCGTCACCGTCCCCATGATGAAGCCGACGGCGAAGATCTTCGTCCAGAACGCCCGGAGGCGTGCGTACCGTTCCCGCCCCGTCCTGATCTCCTGGACGGTGAAGTAGACCAGAAACGGCGCAAGCCCGACCGAGAGGGCAGCGAAGATGATGTGTATCGTAATCGCCCAGCCGAACTGGATCCGACTCGCCAGCTCGGGCGTCAAAAACGCCAGTGCCAGTACCTCGCTCGCGTGTGCAGTGGCAAGCTCCGGTATCGGCGTCACTCGAGTGGGAAACATGTGTACCTGATATCCGGGGATAGGGATCCAATATCGGTAAACTAGCCTTTGGGTATAGCCAAGATTCGATTGACAAACCAAAACCCGCGTACTAGCACAGTCTGCCGACTACCGAAATCGACTCGCGGTGACCGATCCCGTCCGACCCACGGAGACCACGATCACGAGGAGCCGTCGACGTGGCGGTTCGCGGAGACGAACCACGCGCCGAAAACGACGAAGAGGCCGACGATCGCCAGAATCACACCGATCGGCGGGTTGAGGAAAAACAGCGGAATACCGGCGACGAACGTGAATGCACCCTTCTTTCTCACCGTCCGCTTGGGCGCGTTTCCACAGCTGGGACAGCTCGATGCACCCGCCTCGAGCGGTTCGTCACAGGCCGCACACGAGTCAACCGATACCATAGTACGAGTCTCGAATTCGAACGTCTTAGCGCTTTGCATCCCGCCGCTGGATCGATCGTCCCGACCGGCGAATCGATCGGACCCAGCCACGAGCTGCCGTCTGAGTCTCGATACGGGGATGCCGAAGCCGATGGCGGGTGACACGGAGGGTTCGACTGGACGAGACGTCGTGGCCGTCGGAGGCAGAACGGGCGGAACCGTCGTCGCGAACGAGCTTGCGGAGCTTGCGCGACGACCTCGGCGAGGAGATACACCGGCAGCGAGAGGACCGATGACCGTTCTCGTGTGTGCTGGCTAACATTTATGCCGGCCGGTAAAGACAGCAGACGCATGATCGGGCTTCAGGCGCGAATCGAACTGGACCGACGTGTACGAACACGCACACGGGGTGAGAGCGACGCGTGATCGAACCACTCCTGATCGACCCCGAACTGGGGAGTCGCATCCAGTTCGGCGGCACGCTTTCGGTCCACATCGTCTTCGCCGCCCTCTCGGTCGGACTCGCACCCTACATCGTCTACTTCACCTGGAAAGAGATCTCGACGGGACGAGAGAAGTACGAACGGTTGCGTTCGTTCTGGACGAAGGTCTTCGCCGTCGGCTTCGTGATGGGAACGGCGACCGGTATTCCGATGAGCTTTCAGTTCGGGACGAACTTTCCCGAATTTGCCGAGTTCGCCGGCGAACTCATCGGCGGCCCCCTCGCCTTCGAGTCGACGATGGCCTTCTTCCTCGAGGCCGTCTTCCTCGGCGTCTTGCTGTTTGGCCGCGACCGGGTCAGCGATCGCGTCTACGTCCTCTCGTCGGTGCTCGTGATGGTCGGCGCGTGGCTCTCTGCGTTCTGGATCCTGATCGTCAACTCCTGGATGCAGACGCCACAGGGGTACGAACTGGTCGAGGAAAACGGCACGACGGGGCTCGTGCTCACCGATCCGATCGCGGCCTACTTCACGCCGCGGCTGTTCTGGATGTACGTTCACATGCAGAACGCGGCGGTGATCTCGGTGACACTCTTCGTCGCCGGCGTCGCCGCCTACTTCGTCTGGACGAACCCCAACAGCGAACCCTGGCGCGGGACGCTCAAGCTCTCGGTGGGCGTCCTCGCGATCACCTCAATCTTCCAGGTGATCCACGGCGACATGTACACCCGCCACGTCGTCCAGACCCAGCCGATGAAATTCGCCGCGATGGAGGCGATCTACGAGACCAAAGAGGGTGCACCGTTGCACCTGCTGGCGTTTCCCCGTAACCTCGCGGACATCACCGATCCACGCGCCGAGGAGCTGTTCACGGTGAGTATCCCGTACCTGGCGTCGTTGCTGGCCGAGGCCGACCCGGCCGGGGTCGTCTACGGCCTCGAGGAGTTCGACGTCGAGAACCCGCCCGTCGCCTGGGTGTTCTGGTCGTTCCGGACGATGGTGTTTCTCGGCTTCTGGTTCATCGCGCTCGGACTGTGGGGCGTCTACCGGATGCGCACGGGAACGCTCTTCGAGCGCAGTCGGTATCTCAAAGCGCTCATGGCGTCGATCCCGCTCGGGTTCGTCGCGACTATTACGGGCTGGTACGTCACCGAGATCGGCCGCCAGCCCTGGGTCATCCAGGACGTCCAGTTCACGAGCGACGGCGTCTCCCAGACGCTCACGTCGACTCAGATGACGATCTCGCTCACCGCCTTCGTGATCGTCTATGCGATTCTCGTCACCATCTTTCTCGGCGTCATCAAGTGGATCGTCGACGGCGAACTCGAGCGAGTCACGCGCGACGATCGCGAGGAGACCGAGCGAGAACGCGAACGGTCGGACGAACGGACACAGAGCGGCTCCGGGGAGGTGTAAGCCGTATCGATGTCGCCCGTTACCGCTTCTCTCGTCGGTCGGACGGTCTCGTTCGGCCCCGTCGTTCCCGTCGACGAGTATCTGGTCCCGACACTGCCCGAACTCTGGTTCGGAGTCTTGCTGTTTACGCTCGCGATGTACGTCTTTCTCGACGGATTCGACTTCGGGATCGGGATGTTGTACGCCACGCGCGAGGACGAGGAGGAACGGGAGCTATTGCTCGCGGCGTTCGGACCGGTCTGGGACGCGAACGAGGTCTGGCTCGTCGCGTTCGGGACGATACTGCTCGCTGCCTTTCCACCGGTGTACGCGGCGTTGTTGAGCGAGCACTACCTGTTGATCTTCGCGATCGTGTTCGCGCTCATCCTCCGCGGGGTGACGCCCGAACTCAGAGAGCAGCGAGACGATCCCGAATGGGAACGGGCCTGCGACCGCGGCTTCGTCGCCGGGAGCACCCTCTCGCCGCTTTTTATCGGCACGCTCGCGGGAAGCTGGGTGTTCGGGACGGGGACGCTTTCCCTTCCGGGCGTGTTGACCGGCGTCGCGACCGTCTTCCTGTCGCTCGCAGCCGGCGCGGCCTACCTCGGGATGAAGACGACCGGCGAGCTTCGCGAGGAGATGGCTGCGTACGGACTGTACGCAAGCGGTGGCTATCTCGTGACCGTCGTCGCCTTGCTCACCGTCGTCTTCGTCACCGATCCGCTCGGCGTCCGCGAGACGCTCCTTACCGTTCCGGTCGCGGCGGTCGTCGTCGCGACGGTCCTCTTGCTCGTCGGCGGGGCGGCCGCCGCCACTCGTGACGCAGTCACCGTCTGGTTCTCCGCCACCGGGGGCGTCGCCGTCGCGCTCGTCGTCCTCGTGGCTATTTTCCTCTATCCGACCGTCTACCCATCGACCGGAACCACCGTTCGCGAGGCGGTGATCTCGCCGCTTGCGCTCAACGTTCTCACAGTCGTCGTGATCCCGGCGCTGGTGCTCGTATTGCTCTACTTCCGATATCTGTATACGGTGTTTTCGGGACCGGTCGAGAGCGAGGGATACGGAACCTCAGACTGAGTCGGACGAGCGAACGACCACGTACCGTCAGTCCGACGGCGTCTCGTCGGGGTCGACGAACCGCTCGAGGTGGTGCTTGACGAGCGCCGACTCGGCCATCCGGAGCCGATAGGACAGCGTCGACTCCGGAACGTCGAGTTCGTCGGCGAGTTCGTCGAGCGTGACCTCCCGCGGGCGCTCGTAGTATCCTCGGGCAGCCGCCGCCGCGATCGCCTGTCGCTGTGGGCCCGACAGGCCGACGTCGACGATGCCGTCGCCGTGCCACTCCGTCGCCGTGCCGAGATGCCCCATCTCGAGCGTTACCCCCTCACAGAGGGTCGTCTCGAGGTGATCGTAGAGTGCGCCGACGCCGTCGTCGGAGCGGGTCAGTAGTCGCCACCACACGGTCCCATCGCGACAGCGACTCTCACAGATCGTACCGGGTGCGACGTGTGCCGCTGCGAGTCTGTCGACCGAAACGCCCGTCCCGACGTCCTCGACGTAGACGTAGAGCAACCGACGTCGTGGCGCACACTCGAGTCGGTACCACGAACTCCGGCCGCCACAGGGCTCGGCTCCGAGCGAACGCGGGCGGTAGTCGCGATCCTCGAGTGCCGTCTGGAGGCGATCGGTCGCGTTCGGGGGGCCAGTGAGCTGGACGAGCCGGATACACGAGCGGTCCCCGAGGACGACGTCGATCGTCGACATCTCGAGCGTCGGGTGTTCGCGAACGATGTCTGCGATCGGGTCCGTGCCGGGTTCGTACTCGAGGCTGAAGGTAAATTCACGAAGCCGATCGTCCGGCGTGGCACTCATCGTTTCCGTTCCGACGCCCGGCTCTCGACCCGCCGTCGCGTGTCGCGAACGCGTATCGGTTTCCGTACCCTGGCGTGCGTCACAGTCGATCCCATCTCGTCTCGTACTAGACGACCACAGCGCCTAAAGGGGTCGAACGGACCGATTTTCAGGACTGGTTCGCACTCGACCGACGCTGTTCGAAAATGTTGCTCGTTGCTGTGACGAACCGGCGATCCACCGCCGTGAAGCGGTCGGTCAGCCGAAGAGGTGATCCATCAGCAGT contains:
- a CDS encoding cytochrome d ubiquinol oxidase subunit II; the encoded protein is MTDLLSDSEYIVDVLPELWFGLVIFALGGYLLLDGFDFGLGILYADADDEERETMLAAFGPLWKANEVWLVLFGTVLFAAFPRVYANLLSRHYLLAFAIVFALSIRGLGSKLREEKDDETWVRFWDACFVAGSAFSPLLLGMFAASWVLGEPSALAPAPIVVGLTLVALSVVLGAAFLGVKTEGQLRETAARRGRIATGVYLALFVLTAAALYTLYPDLRPVVASAPTLLVVAVTVAAAAAFVYASLWERYRLAVGSAGLVAAAFVAFIAYLLYPSVDPAAELTIADAVVSPLALNVTSIFAAIFIPLILGYFVTLYSVFSGPPRESDHYG
- a CDS encoding cytochrome ubiquinol oxidase subunit I; the protein is MTPIPELATAHASEVLALAFLTPELASRIQFGWAITIHIIFAALSVGLAPFLVYFTVQEIRTGRERYARLRAFWTKIFAVGFIMGTVTGIPMSFMFGTNFSAFSAAAGEMIGGPLSFETKMAFFLEAVALGVLLFGRERVSDLAYAFSAFLVALGAWLSAFWILVVNSWMQTPRGYEVVMEDGLPIAQLTDPMAAFFNPRLPWMYVHMQNAAIISVTLVIAGIAAYFIWTNRDSEVWQTALKAAVVVLLVTSIFQVIHGDMYGRHVADTQPHKFAAMEAHYETGQADLHVVAFPTDVSAITDPRADNLYTISIPMLASFLAEGDPTAEVTGLNDFEYDSPPVAWVFWSFRIMVGLGFWFVALGLWGSYRLWKGELSEDDRLLKALMASTPLGFVALITGWYVTEIGRQPWIIQDVLKTSEGVSPPLGSAEAMLTLVAFVVGYILLFGIFLYVLKRIIDEEAERHETGIEDRETPDSPGVTADD
- a CDS encoding cytochrome ubiquinol oxidase subunit I, producing the protein MIEPLLIDPELGSRIQFGGTLSVHIVFAALSVGLAPYIVYFTWKEISTGREKYERLRSFWTKVFAVGFVMGTATGIPMSFQFGTNFPEFAEFAGELIGGPLAFESTMAFFLEAVFLGVLLFGRDRVSDRVYVLSSVLVMVGAWLSAFWILIVNSWMQTPQGYELVEENGTTGLVLTDPIAAYFTPRLFWMYVHMQNAAVISVTLFVAGVAAYFVWTNPNSEPWRGTLKLSVGVLAITSIFQVIHGDMYTRHVVQTQPMKFAAMEAIYETKEGAPLHLLAFPRNLADITDPRAEELFTVSIPYLASLLAEADPAGVVYGLEEFDVENPPVAWVFWSFRTMVFLGFWFIALGLWGVYRMRTGTLFERSRYLKALMASIPLGFVATITGWYVTEIGRQPWVIQDVQFTSDGVSQTLTSTQMTISLTAFVIVYAILVTIFLGVIKWIVDGELERVTRDDREETERERERSDERTQSGSGEV
- a CDS encoding cytochrome d ubiquinol oxidase subunit II, with the translated sequence MSPVTASLVGRTVSFGPVVPVDEYLVPTLPELWFGVLLFTLAMYVFLDGFDFGIGMLYATREDEEERELLLAAFGPVWDANEVWLVAFGTILLAAFPPVYAALLSEHYLLIFAIVFALILRGVTPELREQRDDPEWERACDRGFVAGSTLSPLFIGTLAGSWVFGTGTLSLPGVLTGVATVFLSLAAGAAYLGMKTTGELREEMAAYGLYASGGYLVTVVALLTVVFVTDPLGVRETLLTVPVAAVVVATVLLLVGGAAAATRDAVTVWFSATGGVAVALVVLVAIFLYPTVYPSTGTTVREAVISPLALNVLTVVVIPALVLVLLYFRYLYTVFSGPVESEGYGTSD
- a CDS encoding helix-turn-helix domain-containing protein — protein: MSATPDDRLREFTFSLEYEPGTDPIADIVREHPTLEMSTIDVVLGDRSCIRLVQLTGPPNATDRLQTALEDRDYRPRSLGAEPCGGRSSWYRLECAPRRRLLYVYVEDVGTGVSVDRLAAAHVAPGTICESRCRDGTVWWRLLTRSDDGVGALYDHLETTLCEGVTLEMGHLGTATEWHGDGIVDVGLSGPQRQAIAAAAARGYYERPREVTLDELADELDVPESTLSYRLRMAESALVKHHLERFVDPDETPSD